From the genome of Adhaeribacter pallidiroseus:
CCGCTTAAAACCATTGATCATTTAAAACCCCGCCTGAGAGCTTTGTACACTGGCGGCGATAAAGCAGCTGCTTTTTTTAAAGCTACTTCGCACGGTTTATTTAATTACATCTCCCACCGCATTCCCGAAATATCCGACGAACTGTACCGGATTGATGATGCCATGCGCGCCGGTTTCGGTTGGGATATTGGCCCTTTTGAAATATGGGATGCCTTAGGCGTATCCGAAACCGTGAAAGCTATGGAGGCCGAAGAACGAAAACCTGCAGCCTGGGTGTACGATTTTCTGGCGGCTGGTAACACCTCATTTTACAAAACGGATAAAGGCACGCGGCTTTATTACGATATCCCGAGTAAATCTTACCAGTATATCCCGGGTACCGAAAGCTTTATTATTCTGGATAACTTCCGGGAAAGTAACGTGGTCTGGAAAAATGCCGGCTCCACTTTATTCGACATTGGCGATGGTATCCTGAATTTAGAATTCCATACCAAAATGAACACGCTGGGTTCTGAAATTATTCAGGGCTTGAACAAAGCCATTGAAATTGGCGAGAAAGATTTTCAGGGTTTGGTAGTAGGCAACGATGCGCCTAATTTTTCGGCGGGGGCTAACCTGGCACTGGTATACATGTACGCCCTCGACCAGGATTACGACGAACTCAACATCATGATCCGGCAGTTCCAGAATACCATGATGCGTATGCGGTACAGCTCTATTCCGGTGGTAGCGGCGCCGCATGGTTTAGCCTTGGGGGGCGGTTGCGAGTTGAGTTTGCACGCCGATAAAATTCAAGCTGCCGCTGAAACTTACATGGGTTTGGTAGAGTTTGGGGTAGGTTTAATTCCGGGGGGTGGCGGCACCAAAGAAATGACTTTACGCACCGCTGATTCTTTTGAAGAAGGCGATCCCGAATTTAACAGCTTACGCAACACTTTTACCACCATCGCGATGGCCAAAGTATCTACTTCCGCCGAAGAAGCTTTTGATTTAGGTTTTATGCGCCGGGGCGATGCCATTACCATTAACAATAACCGATTGCTCGCCGAGGCTAAGTTAGCCGCCATTGAACTTGCCGAAGCCGGTTATACGCAACCACTGCCGCGCAAGGATATTAAAGTGCTGGGTCGGGGTGCTTTAGGAATGTTTATCTCGGGTGTGTACGCCATGTACGAAGGCAGCTATATCTCGGAGCACGACCAGAAAATTGCCCGTAAGCTAGCCTACGTGATGTCCGGCGGTGACTTATCAGCACCTACTTTAGTATCGGAGCAGTACTTGCTCGACCTGGAACGCGAAGCTTTTTTATCACTCACCGGCGAACGCAAAACTCTGGAACGCATCAAGAGCATTTTAACTTCCGGTAAACCCTTGCGGAATTAAAAAATTTAAAAATTATGAATGATAGATGATTTGTTTTAACCCGAATCAAGGTTAATCTTTTATGAATTCTGTATTTCTCACACTGTTATTCTGAAAGAATCTTCTGATGAGCCTGGAGAACTGATGCTATGTTCAATTATAACTATTTTGTGTATATCACTACTAATCCGGGCAAAACGGTTCTTTATGTAGGTATGACAAATAGCCTGGAAAGAAGGTTACAGGAACACCGGGAGAATAAAGGTAAGCTGGAAACCTTTGCTGGAAAATACTACTGTTATAATTTGATTTATTACGAAAGGCACACACGCGTGCAACATGCCATAGAAAGGGAAGAAGAAATTAAGTTAATGAATCGTCAAGAAAAAGAAGCGTTAATTAAATCCATCAATCCAAAAATGAACATGCTGAATATATACGGCTAAAAGTTACAAGTAATATTCTAGCAGAAGAGAGCAAATGGCATTCAGTTCTACTCAGAAGATTCTTTCAGAATGACAAAAATGACAAGAATGTAGATTAGCTGTAAACTATTTGAACATTGTTCTTCCGCAAGAATCTTTTGAGAAGTTAGGATAAGTGGCTTTTCTACAAACTGCCCAGTGCGTTAGAAGAAGTCGATTTTAAAAATTAAAAAATTAAAAAGTATGGCGGAGCAACAAAAATCTAACCTTCAACATCCAATACCTAACATCTAAAATTATGCAAAATGCCTATATCGTAGCCGGATATCGTTCAGCTATTACCAAAGCCAGCCGGGGTGGTTTCCGGTTTACCCGCCCCGACGATTTGGCTGCCGAAGTTATTAAACATTTGCTGGCTTCGGTTCCCGCACTCGACCCGGAACGAGTAGATGACTTGATCGTGGGTAATGCGGTGCCCGAAGCGGAACAAGGTTTACAGATGGGCCGGATGATTGCCCTGCTATCCTTGCCCACCAGTGTATCCGGGATGACGGTAAACCGTTACTGCGGTTCCGGGATCGAAACCATTGCCATTGCCTGCAGCAAGATTGCGGCCGGTATTTCGGACTGCATTATTGCCGGCGGTACCGAGTCTATGTCCTTGGTGCCCACGGTAGGATTTAAAACCGCGCCTAATTACAACCTGGCCGTAAAGCACCCCGAATATTTTCTGAGCATGGGTTTAACCGCCGAAGCTGTTGCCAAAGATTATAACGTTACCCGCGAAGACCAGGATGCGTTTTCTTATAACTCTCACCAGAAAGCGATAAAAGCCATTGAAGCCGGTTTGTTTCAAGAGCAGATTGTGCCTATCACCATTGAAGAAACCTACGTAGATGAAAACGGTAAAAAGAAAACCCGGTCCTTCGTGGTTGATACCGACGAAGGACCCCGGGCCGATACTTCGCTGGATAAACTGGCCAAATTAAAACCGGTTTTTGCGCAAAACGGAACGGTAACGGCCGGTAATGCTTCGCAAACGTCGGATGGAGCTGCCTTTGTAATCGTGATGAGCGAACGGATGGTAAAAGAACTAAACCTGGAACCGATTGCCCGCATGGTGACCTACGCTACCGGCGGTGTTGATCCCCGCATCATGGGCATGGGACCCATTGCCGCCGTACCCAAAGCCATCAAACAAGCTGGTCTCCACCTGAACGATATTGATCTTTTTGAAATAAACGAAGCCTTCGCGGCGCAAACTTTAGCGGTAATCCGCCATTTAGACATTCCGGAAGAAAAATTAAACGTGAGCGGTGGGGCAATTGCCACCGGTCACCCGCTGGGTTGCTCGGGCGCTAAACTCAGCATTCAGCAATGGCACGAACTCCGCCGCCGCAAACAAAAATACGGTTTAGTAACCGCCTGCGTGGGAGGTGGACAAGGCGTAGCGGGGATTTATGAACTGCTTAGTTAGATGCTAGAATCTGGACACTAGATATTAGACGCATGCATAACCATAAAGAATTTAAAATCTGGCAGGAAGGAACTGTATTAGCAAGATTAATTAATCAGGTTACCGCTAACTTTCCAGTTAATGAAAAATATGGACTTATATCACCGGTTAATAGGTCCGCTGTTTCTATTCCGTCTAATATTGCTGAAGGTGCAGGTAGAAATTCTAATAAGGAATTTGTTCAATTCTGAGGTGTTGTCCTTGGTTCAGCTTTTGAATTGAAAACGCAAATGATTTTGGCGAATTCCTTTGGTTTTATAAAACACGAAAAGTACTTAGAATTATCTGAACAGATAATGAAAGTGCAAAAGATGATTAATGGTTTTTGAATATCAATTATAAACAAAATATCTAATGTCTAGATACTAGTGTCTAGCGTCTAAGCTTATGGAAACAATAAACAAAACCTTAAAAGGCGGCGAGTTTCTGATTAAAGAAACCTTGGCCTCTGATATATTTATTCCTGAGGAATTTAACGAAGAACAGCGCCTGATGGCGGACACGGCTAAAGAATTCGTGCAGACGCAAGTAGAGCCTTTACTGGACCGCCTGGATAACCACGAAGAAGGCTTGATGGAAGGTTTGATGAAACAAGCCGGTGAGTTAGGTTTATTTGCTTTGTCGCTGCCCGAGGAATACGGCGGTTTTGATAAAGATTTTAATACTTCCTTACTCGTTACGGAATCAGTAGGTGGGGGGCATTCATTTCCGGTGGCTTTTGCGGCGCATACGGGTATTGGCATGTTGCCTATTTTATATTTTGGGACAGAGGATCAAAAGCAAAAATACTTACCCAAACTAGCCAGCGGCGAATGGACGGCCGCTTATTGCCTTACGGAACCAGGTTCTGGTTCCGATGCTTTGGCAGCTAAAACCAAAGCGGTACTAGATGCAGCCGGCGAAAATTACATTCTGAACGGTCAGAAAATGTGGATTACCAATGCTGGTTTTGCCCAGGTTTTTATCGTGTTTGCGCAGGTAGACGGCGATAAGTTCACCGGCTTTATCGTGGAAAAAGATTTTCCGGGATTAAGCTTAGGCAACGAAGAGCACAAGATGGGCATTAAAGGGTCTTCTACCCGCCAGGTTTTTTTAACAGATTGTAGAGTACCCCAGGAAAACATTCTGGGCCAAATTGGGAAAGGTCATTTGATTGCCTTCAATATTTTAAATTTAGGCCGGATTAAACTGGCAGCCGCTACCTTAGGAGCTTCCAAAAAAGTATTAAATATAGCGGTAAAGTATACCAACGAACGGTCGCAGTTTAAAATTCCGATTTCCAAATTTGGCGCAATCCGCCATAAACTCGGCCAAATGGCTACCCGGATTTTTGCCAGCGAATCGGCCTTGTACCGGACTGGCCATGATATTTACCTAAAAGAACAAGAATTACTAGCCGCTGGAAAACCATTTGCCGAAGCCTTACTCGGTGCTGCCAAAGAATTTGCCGTGGAAGCCGCCATGTTAAAAGTAGATGGTTCTGAAACCCTGGACTACGTGGTAGACGAAGGCGTGCAAATTTACGGCGGCTACGGCTACTCCGCCGATTACCCCATGGACCGCGCTTACCGCGATGCCCGTATTAACCGCATTTTTGAAGGTACCAACGAAATCAACCGCATGCTTACGGTAGACATGTTGCTGAAAAAAGCCTTAAAAGGCGAATTAGATTTAATGAGCCCGGCTAAAGCTATTCAGGACGAACTCATGAGTATACCGGATTTTGGCGATGAGGAAGAAGGTTTGTTTGTGGCCGAAAAAAAGATTATCCGCAACATGAAGAAAGCTATCTTACTCGTGGCGGGTACGGCGGTACAAAAGTTTATGATGACGCTCGAAAAAGAACAGGAAGTACTCATGAACATTGCCGACATGGCGATTAAAACCTACACCGCCGAATCAACTTTACTGCGCGTAGAAAAACTCATAAACCTGAAAGGAGAAGAAGCGGCGGCTCGCCAAAAAGATATGGCCCTTGTTTACCTGTACGATGCACTGGATGGTATTTACCTGGCCGGAAAAGAAGCCGTTGCTTCTATGGCGGAAGGGGATGAGTACAAGTTGCTGTTTATCGGCATCAAGCGCTTTACCAAAGCGGAGCCTTTTAACACCAAAGAAGCCCGCCGCCGAATCGCCGCCGAAATGATCCAAAAGAATCAGTTTGTTTATTAATAAAAGTTTAAAAATTTAAAAAAAAGCTTACTTCTGGGAAGAGGTGAGCCTTTTTTGTGAAATTATACCTTATGTTTCATGTAAATCAATGAGAGCTAAAGAAGGTATCACTACAGTTTATAATCGCAGGAATTTTAAAATATACTTTCTGTAATACGTTTTAGTTGGAATACACTTGAAGGAATAGGGAAGTTTTAGTACTGCCAATAAGTTTTTTGCTCTTGAAATAAAAGGGTAAGTATAATTTACTCTGGTTTTTAATTTTAAGAATTTGATTAAAAATAGGATTTAGTAAAATGTCTAACCACTTAAGTAATCTAAAATAAAGATATTTCAGGAATATACTAAGAATGTTGTATAATTATTCTAAGTTGATGGGAATGTTTAAAATGAGATTATTACTTTTACTACGGTAATTAGGAACAGAATAGGTAAAATGCGTTTAAGTTAATCTGTATAGTTTGAATGCTTTGGGGTGAAATAATTTAAAAATTTGCCAAGAAAGCTTTCTCTATTAGAAAAAGCCTTGTTCTTTTTTTAATAATTAATAATTCGATAATCACCAAATAATTAGTTTACAATACGAAAGGTTTTTCTTTGCCTAAACATTTATAAGAGAAGCATAGCTTAATTAACCGGATAAAAATTATATGAAGTCTTTACTGAAAGTGTTGGTGTTGGTGAGCTTAATTGTGATCAGTCGGTTAGATAAACAAAATTGGGAACTTACTGCCAAACCGGTTAAAGTAAGTCCTCCGTCGGCTTATCCCCTTAAAGCAGTTGATTTTTCTAAAACAGGAAATACCTCTATTCAGCAACTTTTTATATCTCAGAATTAATATTAACTAATCCGGCTCCAGTTTACCGTATTTGCTTGTAACGATTGAATATGTTGTTTAATATTCTCGTGTTCCGGTAAAGCTAACTCTGGATCTATTTCTAAAATCTCCTGCGCCGCTGCCCGGGATTCCTGCAATATTTTGGCATCTTTTGCCAAGTCCGCAATCAACAAATCCAATACCCCGCTTTGCTGGGTGCCCATTAAGTCGCCGGGACCGCGTAGTTTTAAATCTATATCGGCAATTTCAAAACCATTATTGGTGCGCACCATCGTTTCAAGGCGTACTTTGCTTTCTTTACTGAGTTTATAACTGGTCATGAGAATGCAGTAACTTTGCTCCGCTCCCCGCCCAACCCGGCCCCGTAACTGGTGCAACTGCGATAAGCCAAAGCGTTCGGCACTTTCAATAATCATTACCGAAGCATTCGGCACGTTTACGCCAACCTCAATAACGGTAGTAGCCACCATAATCTGGGTTTCGTTTTTCACGAAACGCTGCATTTCAAAATCTTTATCCTGGGGTTTCATTTTACCGTGTACCATACTAATCCGGTATTCCGGAAAAGCTCGTTGCACGCTCTCGTAACCATCCATCAAATCTTTGTAATCCATGGTTTCGGATTCTTCAATCAACGGGTATACGATGTAAATCTGGCGTCCTAGTTTTATTTGTTCGCGCATAAAACCAAACACGCGTAACCGGTGGGAATCGTAACGGTGTACCGTGATGATTTCTTTGCGACCAGCGGGTAACTCGTCAATTACCGACACGTCTAAATCGCCGTATAAGGTCATAGCTAACGTACGCGGAATAGGAGTGGCTGTCATGACGAGAACGTGGGGGATAAAACGCGGATTTTTCTGCCAGAGTTTGGATCGTTGCGCCACCCCAAAGCGGTGCTGCTCATCGATGATGCAAAGACCCAGATTTTTAAATTTTACTACGTCTTCGAGTAAAGCGTGCGTGCCCACAATGATGCTCATTTCGCCGGATTGCAGTTGCTCGTGCAGTACTTTACGGTCGCTTTGCTTGGTAGAGCCGGTAAGTTTACCAATCACAATTCCCAGCTTATCGGCGTATGGTTTTAAACCCACGTAATGCTGATCAGCTAAGATTTCGGTAGGGGCCATTAAACAAGCCTGCGCGCCATTGTCGTGGGCGATGAGCATGGCAATAAATGCCACAATGGTTTTACCGCTACCCACATCGCCCTGTAGCAAACGGTTCATTTGTTTGCCGGTGCCCAAATCTTTGTATATTTCTTTGATCACCCGTTTCTGGGCATTGGTTAAATCAAAGCTTAAGTGATTATTGTAAAACTCGGTCAGCGTGGGAACTTGCCTAAAAACTTGGCCTTTTAAATCGGCTTTGCGTACCGTTTTCTGCCGCAACAGCTTTAGCTGCACGTAAAACAACTCTTCGAACTTTAGTCGGAAACGGGCCGCGTTAAATTTTTCTATTGAAACCGGGAAGTGAATATTCTGCATGGCTTCGGCTTTCGAAATCATGCGGTACCGGTCCAGAAGAGAAAAGGGTAGCGTTTCTTTTATTTGGGGTTGCGCCAACTTCAGCAGTTCGGCCATTATACGGCCAATGGCTTTGCTGTCGACGCGGTGATTTTTTAATTTTTCGGTGGTATTGTAAACGGGTTGCAGAAAACTTTGCTCGGCTTTTATTTCACTCACCGCTTCTACCTCCGGATGTGCCATATTCAAGCGACTGTTAAATACCGTAGGCTTCCCAAAAACAACGTATTCTAGCCCTTTCTGGAGTTGGGTTTGCATAAACTTTACCCCTTTAAACCATACCAATTCCAGTTCGCCGGTAGTATCCTGTAAAACCACCGACAAACGTTGTTTACGGCCTTCGCCCAGCAACTCTTTGGATTTTACAAAACCTTTTACCTGTACAAAAGGCAAACCTTCGTCTAAATCGGCAATTTTGTAAAACTGGGTCCGGTCGAGGTACCGGAAAGGATAGTGCTGGATGAGATCTCCGTAGGTAAAAATCTGAAGTTCTGTTTGCAATAAGGTGGCTCTTTGCGGACCAATACCTTTCAAGAACTCAATTTTAGTACGGAAAAAGTTAGACACTCTTTTAAATTAAGAATTAGGAATTAAAAATTAGAAATGAATCTAAAAAGGAAGAAATACAATTTAATTTTCAATCAAAATTAAACTGTATTTCAACTTCAAACTCATAAATTTTAAATTCTAATTTATTTACTTCCATTCCAGCGTGTTGAGTAGATGTATAACGTCTTTTTTGATGTATTCAATTACCGGAGCCAGCGAGTCGTTGGCAGTGGCTGTCCGGAAGTACAGGGCACCCCGGAAAAAATGCTGAGTCGAATCGGTTACGTAAAACTGAAATTGGCTGGGTACTTCGCCGCTTAATTCAAACAGGTTGGCAGTTTTGCCACGAGGGGTTTTTATAAGCGCTTCGGTAATGCCTTCGGCTTTAATCTGGTGCTTGGATGTCAGGCGGCGGGCATCTTCAATGAGCGTGTTAAAGGTTTTTTGATTATGATTAATAGTACGGTAAGTGAGTTGCACGTTAGCGTTAAACCGCGGGTAATACACATTTAACCAATGCGGCTCGGCCAAGCGCGAAGAATCAGGCCGGATTTTGCTGTATACCGAGTACTCAAAATAAAAAGGATGCTTTTCTGTAAGCGGTTGGTATTTCGGAGCGGGCAGATCAATGCGATTATAACCCTTTGGTTTGGGCGTAAACTCTTCGGAGCACGAATAAAAGACCAGTGAACTGGCACACAGCAATAATACCGGCTGATTAAGCCACCGATGACATATTCTCTTTACGCTCTCCCACATATACTTTTATTCGTTTTACATGTTTATTATCCGCCGCTTCTATTACAAACTTAAATTTATCAAACTCGGTATTTTCGCCTTCCTGCGGAATTTTTAAAAAAAGTTCGATCATTAAACCGCCCAGTGATTCGTTCTTACCCCGAACGGGTTCAAACACATCCGGAGGGCAGCCTATTATCCGGCAAAAGTCGGCCAATGAGGTTTTGCCTTCAAAGATATAGGTATTATCGTCGATCTGCGAATAAACAATTTCGTCTTCTTCGTCGAACTCGTCTTTAATATCACCCACAATTTCTTCGATTACATCTTCAAACGTAAGTAAGCCGGAGGTGCCGCCGTATTCATCTACCACAATGGCCATGTGCACGTGCCGTTCTTGAAAATCCCGCAGCAAATCGTCTACTTTTTTAATTTCGGGCACAAAGTAAGGCGGCCGGAGTAAAGTTTGCCAGGCAAAATCAGCGGGGGCATCCAGGTGCGGCAGTAAATCTTTTACGTACAATATACCTTCGATCTGGTCGATGCTGCCGGCGTACACCGGTACACGGGAGTATTCCCATTGGTTAATTAACGGGATGAGTTCGTCGAGCCTTTGGGCAATATCAAAAGCCGCCATATCCATGCGGGAACACATGATTTGTTTTACC
Proteins encoded in this window:
- a CDS encoding GIY-YIG nuclease family protein, which translates into the protein MFNYNYFVYITTNPGKTVLYVGMTNSLERRLQEHRENKGKLETFAGKYYCYNLIYYERHTRVQHAIEREEEIKLMNRQEKEALIKSINPKMNMLNIYG
- the recG gene encoding ATP-dependent DNA helicase RecG, translating into MSNFFRTKIEFLKGIGPQRATLLQTELQIFTYGDLIQHYPFRYLDRTQFYKIADLDEGLPFVQVKGFVKSKELLGEGRKQRLSVVLQDTTGELELVWFKGVKFMQTQLQKGLEYVVFGKPTVFNSRLNMAHPEVEAVSEIKAEQSFLQPVYNTTEKLKNHRVDSKAIGRIMAELLKLAQPQIKETLPFSLLDRYRMISKAEAMQNIHFPVSIEKFNAARFRLKFEELFYVQLKLLRQKTVRKADLKGQVFRQVPTLTEFYNNHLSFDLTNAQKRVIKEIYKDLGTGKQMNRLLQGDVGSGKTIVAFIAMLIAHDNGAQACLMAPTEILADQHYVGLKPYADKLGIVIGKLTGSTKQSDRKVLHEQLQSGEMSIIVGTHALLEDVVKFKNLGLCIIDEQHRFGVAQRSKLWQKNPRFIPHVLVMTATPIPRTLAMTLYGDLDVSVIDELPAGRKEIITVHRYDSHRLRVFGFMREQIKLGRQIYIVYPLIEESETMDYKDLMDGYESVQRAFPEYRISMVHGKMKPQDKDFEMQRFVKNETQIMVATTVIEVGVNVPNASVMIIESAERFGLSQLHQLRGRVGRGAEQSYCILMTSYKLSKESKVRLETMVRTNNGFEIADIDLKLRGPGDLMGTQQSGVLDLLIADLAKDAKILQESRAAAQEILEIDPELALPEHENIKQHIQSLQANTVNWSRIS
- the gldD gene encoding gliding motility lipoprotein GldD codes for the protein MWESVKRICHRWLNQPVLLLCASSLVFYSCSEEFTPKPKGYNRIDLPAPKYQPLTEKHPFYFEYSVYSKIRPDSSRLAEPHWLNVYYPRFNANVQLTYRTINHNQKTFNTLIEDARRLTSKHQIKAEGITEALIKTPRGKTANLFELSGEVPSQFQFYVTDSTQHFFRGALYFRTATANDSLAPVIEYIKKDVIHLLNTLEWK
- a CDS encoding thiolase family protein, with product MQNAYIVAGYRSAITKASRGGFRFTRPDDLAAEVIKHLLASVPALDPERVDDLIVGNAVPEAEQGLQMGRMIALLSLPTSVSGMTVNRYCGSGIETIAIACSKIAAGISDCIIAGGTESMSLVPTVGFKTAPNYNLAVKHPEYFLSMGLTAEAVAKDYNVTREDQDAFSYNSHQKAIKAIEAGLFQEQIVPITIEETYVDENGKKKTRSFVVDTDEGPRADTSLDKLAKLKPVFAQNGTVTAGNASQTSDGAAFVIVMSERMVKELNLEPIARMVTYATGGVDPRIMGMGPIAAVPKAIKQAGLHLNDIDLFEINEAFAAQTLAVIRHLDIPEEKLNVSGGAIATGHPLGCSGAKLSIQQWHELRRRKQKYGLVTACVGGGQGVAGIYELLS
- a CDS encoding acyl-CoA dehydrogenase family protein, which translates into the protein METINKTLKGGEFLIKETLASDIFIPEEFNEEQRLMADTAKEFVQTQVEPLLDRLDNHEEGLMEGLMKQAGELGLFALSLPEEYGGFDKDFNTSLLVTESVGGGHSFPVAFAAHTGIGMLPILYFGTEDQKQKYLPKLASGEWTAAYCLTEPGSGSDALAAKTKAVLDAAGENYILNGQKMWITNAGFAQVFIVFAQVDGDKFTGFIVEKDFPGLSLGNEEHKMGIKGSSTRQVFLTDCRVPQENILGQIGKGHLIAFNILNLGRIKLAAATLGASKKVLNIAVKYTNERSQFKIPISKFGAIRHKLGQMATRIFASESALYRTGHDIYLKEQELLAAGKPFAEALLGAAKEFAVEAAMLKVDGSETLDYVVDEGVQIYGGYGYSADYPMDRAYRDARINRIFEGTNEINRMLTVDMLLKKALKGELDLMSPAKAIQDELMSIPDFGDEEEGLFVAEKKIIRNMKKAILLVAGTAVQKFMMTLEKEQEVLMNIADMAIKTYTAESTLLRVEKLINLKGEEAAARQKDMALVYLYDALDGIYLAGKEAVASMAEGDEYKLLFIGIKRFTKAEPFNTKEARRRIAAEMIQKNQFVY
- the gldE gene encoding gliding motility-associated protein GldE; this translates as MDSGGDPASYSAWLITLWLYFSDISGLWPYIPVICILILLTASALVSGAEVAFFSLSDKDLLYCRQSAKRSEQLIPALLENPRRLLTTVLVLDNIINVSIIIVSLHLFWNLVTAPVFNTGLLFGITLLLTIVIVFFGEVLPKVYANQKNLTTARRMAGVLQGAQKVLAPFVNLLLSITHLVEKRYRNRPSTQKIEELQQAIDEASIPDSTHEEKEILKGIVNFGSLTVKQIMCSRMDMAAFDIAQRLDELIPLINQWEYSRVPVYAGSIDQIEGILYVKDLLPHLDAPADFAWQTLLRPPYFVPEIKKVDDLLRDFQERHVHMAIVVDEYGGTSGLLTFEDVIEEIVGDIKDEFDEEDEIVYSQIDDNTYIFEGKTSLADFCRIIGCPPDVFEPVRGKNESLGGLMIELFLKIPQEGENTEFDKFKFVIEAADNKHVKRIKVYVGERKENMSSVA
- a CDS encoding 3-hydroxyacyl-CoA dehydrogenase/enoyl-CoA hydratase family protein → MKRIIKKVAVLGSGVMGSRIACHFANIGVPVLLLDMAPQELAPEEAQRGLTLDHPAVKNRIVNSALQSAIGSNPAPLYRKADAKFITTGNFNDNLKDIATCDWTVEGIVENLKIKQSLYEKVEQFRKPGTLITSNTSGIPIHLMAAGRSDDFRKHFCGTHFFNPPRYLKLLEIIPTPETDKAVVDFLLHYGDLYLGKTTVLAKDTPAFIANRIGIFGIMDGFHQMQKLGLNIDEVDRITGPVIGRPKSATFRTLDVVGLDTLAKVAQGLYHTGEKDEARELFQLPTYVQQLLEKNWLGDKTGQGFYKKTKNAQGETEILTLDLNSLEYAPKQKVKFASLEPLKTIDHLKPRLRALYTGGDKAAAFFKATSHGLFNYISHRIPEISDELYRIDDAMRAGFGWDIGPFEIWDALGVSETVKAMEAEERKPAAWVYDFLAAGNTSFYKTDKGTRLYYDIPSKSYQYIPGTESFIILDNFRESNVVWKNAGSTLFDIGDGILNLEFHTKMNTLGSEIIQGLNKAIEIGEKDFQGLVVGNDAPNFSAGANLALVYMYALDQDYDELNIMIRQFQNTMMRMRYSSIPVVAAPHGLALGGGCELSLHADKIQAAAETYMGLVEFGVGLIPGGGGTKEMTLRTADSFEEGDPEFNSLRNTFTTIAMAKVSTSAEEAFDLGFMRRGDAITINNNRLLAEAKLAAIELAEAGYTQPLPRKDIKVLGRGALGMFISGVYAMYEGSYISEHDQKIARKLAYVMSGGDLSAPTLVSEQYLLDLEREAFLSLTGERKTLERIKSILTSGKPLRN